ATACGATTAAAGTTAGCGACCAGCGTAgtctatataattttaaataaaacccacATCTTgtaaacttgttatttttatttaatacgtAACAATTATCTTGGAAACATTAGTTGAGGATAAGTGCCTCCATTTTCAACCCCACACTCTCCACCGAAGCCAAGGGTAACAGGGAAAGGGTTTGTGACGGCATTTGCGCTTTTGGACTTGGGGCTTGAAGCCATGGAAACTCCTGGTACTGGGACTCATGGCTGAGGCGAATGAATGCCTCCTGCGTCGTGTGCAGGTGGACTTTAAACTGGCAGCTTCCTGCAGGAAGTTTTCGGACCTGATTTAGCCGTTCGGATGTTTGGTAGATGGCTGCGCGGAGCTTCTGCTCGAATTCCATTAAATGATCGTCCGCCAATTGGACATCCTCCCGACATTCAAGGGACAGTTTGTAGCTCTCCAACTGCTCATTTTCCTTCTGGAACAATATCAGCTCTAGGCCCTGCAGCTCCCGGCGGCGGAGCAGTTCCTGAGCGGATCTGAAAACGCCGGTCAGGTAGTTATTGAGCGGCGGGAAGATGGAGACAAAGACCGGCGTATTGTACATTCgcttcattttaaatatgtgcGCGGGGTAAATACCACGAGCATACAGAATGTGGTTGACCAGCACCTCTAACGCCTCTACGATGATGTCGGCCTCATTCTCCGCCTGCATTTCGCCCGCGAACGCTAAGTGGTTACTTTTGACAGTACAGtgaaaatagaataaaacaAATGCCGGGAAAAAATCAACCAAAAGGGAAAGAGACACCCTCTAAACAGAGTATTAGTTTCTGGAATTCGCTGTTGCTGCAACTGAGTCACACATACCGCCGCTGTTGCAAAAACAGCTGACCAGTTTACAAGATGTAAGCATGGACAAAAGCAGCAGTTAAGAGAGTTATTTGGCTTTCTCGTCTAAAACGGGTTACCGCCATCTCCTTTTGGTACATTGAAACACACTTTTCGCTGATGCGTTTGAAAAGTTGAATTGCAGAATCGTATCACAGAGATCTGCTCTAGGATATAATGGAAGAAAAATTCACTGTTACGGAATTTTGCCTTTGTTGCAGAAGCGCCGAATTGGGTATTATTTACCCCTTGTTTTATTCAGTGcgatatatacaaatatattaaaaattttgccaaaagttttaattatataaaacaagaaaggaagttaacttcggccagccgcagtttatatacccttgcaggtatgcctactcaaaatgtttttttttacattgtcaaaaatcaaaacgcctactttctacaaacttacaatggtttttctattatttttttgattattcctatggaagccataatatatagtggtccgatccttccgacatatgtactacctgcaatagaaagaagattttcggaaaagtttcatcgcgatagctttaaaactgagggacagacggacatggctagatagactcggctattgatgctgatcaagaatatatatactttatgtggtcgcaaaactctgactgaaattataataccctctgcaggAGTATAATGAATTATGCATTGTTTCTTAAAAGGTATCTTTGCAAATCAAAATCATTtcggaatattttattttttaaacaaattaattgcttagattttattttaataaggtttttgtttaaaaatatgtaatcaaaacgaatagatttaaaaaatttgcaataaaatctagaaaataattttgtttagattttcttaaataagttcaaaaataaatttcgaaatacACTTTTACTGGATGACGCTTTTATACTTATTTCACTTaatttgcttaaaaaataatccaCCGATTTTCCTTATTGAAACCGAATAAACGATAATAACCAAATGCGTCAAGGcatcggcggcggcagcgaaCTATCGAAAGTGTTCGCAGGCGTTCTCCCACCTCTAGTTGAAAAAATGGCTGAAAtccaagtgtgtgtgtgaaggaAACTGTGTGAGAAAAATTTGCGTTTGCTACCAATTTGGAAATATCGGCGTTGCGGCGACAAAATCAGGCTCCATTGTCCCCTGGCCACCGCAGCTGTCGCTCGCACGATTCCGAACGAAGGACGCGAAGGGGCGAAAGTCCGGTGCAGCGTCAGAAAATTGGCAACTGATGCTACGCTCGGCAATCGGCACTCAACTCCATCTCCACTCACAGCGGCCTGCAATTACAGGCAAGCCAGGCCGAAAAGCGACTTCTCAGACTCCGGCTGGTCATCGTACCGAAAATGCGGCTACCAGGCCGAGAGCAGATACCACTAGGAGCGGATAATTAGATGAGAATTCAGCGAAGAGCACTCCCTATatgcaatatatatgtaataCACACGCGCCTGCCCCGCCGACAGTGTACATACATCAATATATCGGCTTGCTACACACATACGCAGTTGCATCAGCATGTCCGACCGTGATTCTGATTCCGAATCCGACGCTGGTCCGCCCGTGAGTCACCAGCGGGTGCAGCGGAACCGGCGCATCATCATGCGGATCGAGTTCAAGGACTCGGAGGACACGGCCTCGGATCCCGACCTGGACGAGCGTCCCTCCTGCTCCACGGCGAACCGGCTGAGACGCAGCGCCCGTCGCCAGGAGGCGGATTCCGACTCGGACGCGGTGACCCGGAAGTCAACGCGCAAGCTGCGCACTCGCCACGGACCGCGGAGCGACTGCTCATCCAGTGGCAGCGAGGTAAGGCACAGCCGCATAAGGTCACTTCATAACCTTTCAATGTTCCCTAAACTCGATTCCAGATCAATCAGCGGGTTGCGCGCAGCAGCAAGCGGAAGAAGGTGGAATCCTACGACGAAGAAGAGCAAGAACCAGCACCCAGTCGGCTCCAGCCCACCCCCGCTGAGGCTGATCCCGGCTTCAGTtccgacagcagcagcaacgatCTGCTGGAGAAGTGCCCCATCTGCCTGCTCACCTTTCGGCAGCAGGAGATCGGCACGCCCGCCACATGCGAGCACATTTTCTGCGCGGCCTGCATCGACGCCTGGTCGCGAAATGTCCAGACCTGTCCCATTGACCGCATCGCCTTCGACCGCATTGTGGTGCGGGACTCGTACGCCAGCCGGCAGGTGGTGAGGGAAGTGCGGGTGGATCTGAGCAAGTCCAAGACCGAGTTGGCCCTGGACGACGAGGCTGAGGGCGCGGCCGTTTCCGAGGAGGAGCTCACGAACTGCGAGGTCTGCGAAAGTCCGGAGCGAGAGGATGTGATGCTGCTGTGCGACAGCTGCAACCAGGGATACCACATGGACTGCCTGGACCCGCCGTTGCACGAAATTCCCGCCGGCTCCTGGTACTGCGACAATTGCATTGACTCCGAGGGCGAGGATCCCGATGAGCAACTGGAGCTGGCCGACGACTTGAGCCAGCTGTACGAGGATATCAGGGGAATGGGCTTGCCGGAGACTCGGCTCAGAGTGCGTGAGGTGCAGCAACCCCCGAGAATCCTACGCACCCGTCAGAACGAGCGCATTCGGGCGGCTGTTCTGAGACGCACTCGGTCCGGCGTTGAAGACTCCGCTCTGACCCGAACTCGCACCCGGACCACCACCACTACCACAACCACTACGACAACCACTCGGCGCACAACCACTAGCACCAACAAGCGGCCCGTTCAACGTCGCCGACGGCGAAGGACTCGCCAACGCACCTATGTCGTTGAGTACGACTTGAACAACTTTGACGAAAAGTTTGCCCTGAAGACGAGCAAGAAGGTGATCCGACGACGTCGACGTCGCCGTCGTCGTGTCGTGGCCCCCGCCTCTAGTGAAGGTCCCGGGCGACGTCTCACCGCCAGCAAGCGACTCGCAGAGCAGTTGGGAGTAAAATCAGACGGAGTGCAGCGTTCTCATTTCAATGGCGGAACTGCCTCTAGCTTTTCCCTCTTCGGGAACGCCAATGACCTGGAGTATTTCTCGGACAGTGAGCCTGATTTCGGCGGCAGTGCCACTTCTGCTGGCCTCGGATCGACTGCAGTTCAAACTTCGGTGCGCATTGCCAGCATTGGAGCGCCGCGCATCCGCAAGGCTTTGCTGCAAGGCAAGGCACGCATAGCAGCCACACCCTCGGTCCCCACGCCAGCTTCAGCTGGAGATATACTGTCCAGCATTTTGGACATGCAGGATCGTTGGCACGATGCCTCGCGTAACCTGGAGAATGTGCACATTAGGGCGGATGGTACCCTTAATCTCCCCCAGAGGCCTGCGGTTGCAGCGACACCAGCAGCGGCTACTTCTCAGCCCGAAGAGCATCTAACCCACGCGCCGCTCTATCAGCGCGGAGGCGGAGGACCCAATTATAATAGGGGCGGCGGCCCAGGATCAGGTGACAACTACAACAGTCGTTACAGCGGCAATAACAGTTACAGGGGAGGCGGTGGAGGCGGCGGAGGACAGTCGAGCAGTGGCGCCGGAGGAGCATCCAGCAGTGGCGGAGGTTCGCGTTCAGCAACCAGTGGCGGAGATGGCCAAGGGGTCGGCGGTTTCAGTAATCAGAACTTTAGTAGCCCCagccccaacaacaacaacagcaacacgaATGTGTCAAGCTTTACGCCCTTCCACCTGCGCTTTAACACGCCCaaccgccagcagcagcaacgccAGCAAAACGCGACCCCTGCCAACCAACCTACGCCGCCTTTTCGCGGCAGTGCACCGTCTCCAGCCCCGGTGGCATCGCCATCAAACAGTTTTCCAGCACGGCCTCCGATGTTCGCTCCTCCGGTAAATCATCATACTCCACCAGTGATGGGCATGCCAGTAGTGCTATCGATACCACCACCGCCTATGCCACCCGCTAGCCTGCCTTGGAACAATCCGATCTTCAAGATGAACACGTTGCAACAGTCACCGTTGAAGGCCAGCGATCGAAACGCAGATGACGATGTCGACAATTGTCCAAACTTCTCAATTTACTCGCAGGAGTCGCAGGCTGTGGCTAGTGCTTCAGCAATGGCACCGGGCGCCGCACAAGGACCAGCTGATGTATCGGATAAGGTATGATAttcaatcaaatatttaaattattttagtatagTAGTTTTCTATTTTGTTCAAATTATTTGATCTTCTGACGCGTAGCTTAAGACTTCAAGAAAGTAAGAGGGCATTGAAAGGGTAAAGTCGTAAATTAAAGATTGAAGCTGTGAAATTCGTTCTTTGGAAATGAAATTTGTATTGAAGCctcttcaaaataaaaacatttactGAACACTATCTCCTCCCGCGAGAAAGCGCTTTAGAGTTCACTTccttttcaaatcaaatacatTTTGAGATTAGAACTTTAATTGtctttaaaacatatttttttaacactcCTAGGGGTTTTTTCAAACAATTTTAGGTTCTATGAATTTCagtttgtaaaaaataaatcggaACCGAAGACGCCTATAGttgaatgattttttttataaaactattattaaaatgttacgGAATTAAATGGATTTGACTAGAGTAATGTTCTTGGAATGTTGTTGAAAGCTAAGCAAGTCGTATAGTTTGAGAAGATATGAGAGAatataacatatatatatgtaagtcACAATTAATAGTTATTAAGACCGTTGGTTCTTTGCACCGTActaaccattttattttaatcgtTTCAACAacaggatgatgatgatatgaATGAGGATTTAGTACAATTAGATGATGATGAAGATGATAATGAGATACCGTTGCCCCTGGGACCGGAGCCCGAGCCAGTGCCCGAGAAAGATGATCTTTACGAGCCTGAGAATCCAACCGATGAGCCCGATGAGCAGGAAGAAGACGACAAGTCCTGTGAGGCTGTGCCCATGGAGGAATCTGAGGCCTCCGATCAAGAGCCCAGTGACTCACACTTGGCCGCAGCTCCATCAGAGGAGGCTAATATGCGCAGCACTCCCAGCCCAGTGGCTAAGGAGGACCGAGCTGTGGATCGAGACCGGGCCAAGGGCGTGCTAGAGCTTTATGATGAGAGCGACTGGGAGGAGTTGGACATTGACAAACCGAAGGAATATGAACAGCCGCTGGGTGCGGAAAGGGAGGCCAGAGAAGCCAGCCCCAAGCCGGTGAAATCTAGGAAGCCAGCGGGTAATAAGGATGGAGAAGCCGATAAGGACGACAACGCAAGCGGCAGTGATCATGAGCAGGATCGCTCGTACACGCCTTGTCTGGACGAAAAGAGTTTGGCggagggggaggaggaggaggtgacGGCTGCGGTAGAGCATCGGGATGATGCCACTACCAGTCCCAGGACTGCTTCCTCGAAGGCTTCCGATGACGAAGATGGGCCGGAGAAGGCTGTCGGCACGGATATTGTGTCAGAGGACGATTTGACCAACGAGATCGGCTCAAAAAAGAGACGCAGTCGAAGCCGCGGAGGGGCGGCCAACGAGGGAAAGTCCAAGTCGCGCTCAAAACGCGGCCAGGACGAGACTTTCAAGAAAATTGGGAAGCGACAGAAGGATCGGAACTACCGTGGAGACAAGCCCGAGCCAGAAAGGATCACCCATTCGAGCTCTCGAAGTCGCACTCCAAAGCTCCGTTCCAAGAGCCCGAAGGCCACCAACAAGAGCGTCAGTCGGAGTAGGAGCAAGAGCAGGAGTCGTTCTGTCAGCCGCAATAGAAACCGGCGGCGCCGCAGCCGAAGCCGCTCAAAATCCTACTCCCGCTCCCATTCGAGGTCTCGCTCGCGTTCCAACTCATTTGGACGCATGAAATTCGCCTATCGCGGACGGGATAACCAGCGTGGGTTCGTCCGTGGCCGCGGAGGACTGCGCTTCAACTACAACCGCAACCAACAGTTCCACAACAGGCCGTTTCAGCACTACGGCAACAATTACCACCAGAACCAAAACtaccaccaccagcaccatcagcagcagcattaCTTCCAGTATAACCAGCATGGTCAGCACCACCAGTTCTTTCAACGTCCCAAACGAAGGGAGCTGCCTCGCTACGACGTTCGCAATGTGGTGGGTGCATCGAGGCATCAGGCAAAGGATCGCTACGGACGCGACGCCATGCGGTCGGGCCGAAGTCGTTCGGGAAGGCGCAATTCGCGCAGTTTCTCGCGCAGCGCTTCGCGGGGATCAAGGGGCTCCCTGCGCTCTCGTTCTGGTTCGCCCAAACGGCTGCGCAGCTTCAGCATCTCGCCGACTCCACCGCCGGGAACTTCTCCCTCACCCCACAAACAAGGCGGCGGTCGTCGAACCTCACCGGGCAGACGCTATGCCCGCTCGCCCTCGGCGCTTCCACCTCCTCCAACCGAAAGGGCCCATACTCCGGTGTCTGCGCACTCGAGAGGATCCCGCTCGCGCACTCCCAACCGCATTAACGGAGGAGGAGGCAATAGATCTCCCCTTTATCTTGGCTCTCCGCGCTATACTCCACGCTTGAGTCGCAGCCGAAGCAGAAGTCGTTCAAAGAGTCCTAAGGATCCgcccaaaaagaagaaaaagaagtcagataaaaagaagaagagcAAAAAGAGGACGGGCAGCGCTAGTCCGACGACTGCTGCCCGGATGCGACGCATATCACGGCAACGTGATCCTTTCGAAGATGCCGACGACTTCCTGGCCCCGCAGAGAAAGCGAAAGAAGGGAGGAATGCCCACCGGTCAGTGGTCCCCCTCGCCTTCGCCCGGTCGCTGCGATTTCCTGCATGACGGCGACTGCCAGGACAAGAACCCGTCTTGGACGCCGCCCCTGGGATCACCTAAAGGCGCAGGCGGCCACTATGATGGCGCGTTGACGCCCAAGAAAGCGAAGCGCAAGCGGGACaagagcaaaaagaagaaaaaacagcATCCGCTGGAGAAGCAGCGAAAGGAGAAGAAGCGCAAGCGTCGAACCCAAACGCCAGAGCCGCTGCCATCGAAGGAGGTCTTTGCCTCGGGCAACAATATTCTGGTGAGCGTGAGCTTCAACAAGGAGGCGACCACAAGCAACCCAACGATGGGTTCCCAGCAGCAGTCGATAGTCACAATGGCTTCCGGCAGGGAGGATCTGTTGAGCAATCGCTTGGCCACCATCGACCACCTGGCCAACAGCAACATTAGCAGTGCTGTGGGGGCCATCAAGAAGGGAAAGCGGGACAAGACCCGCAAGCGCAAGAAGCTGGAGGCTAAGCCTGTGGCTATCATCGATCTGGAGCGCTCACCCTTCCAGGTTCACCAAGAGCCGGCAGATGTTATTGTGCTTACAGACAGTGAGGATGCCGCAGACCAACTCTCGACGAgaagggagagagagcgggacAGGGAACATGATATAATGAGGGAAAACGGACAAAGGGAGAAAACCCCGCAGGTCGGTTCATTGGACACAATTATGGAGGCCTCGTATGAAAACATGACGCAGTCCACAGGACCCAAGACGCCCCCCGAGCCGCCTCTCGTCAAGTTCAACCTGCCCACCAAGAAAATGCAGCACAAGGCTCGCAACAATCCGCTTCACGAGGACGCAGATGAAATTAATTCTGCAGACGAGCTGGAGGCAGCCTGTTCGCTGGCTCCCGAGGAGCAGACGCCCCAGCACGGCCATGGCAGCCACGATGGCGGCCAGAAGATAGGTCCAAACACACCTCCGGAGTCGGGACCATGCTCGCCAGATGCCTACGATCCGTTCGAGCCGaccaagtcgccctctctttcGCCGCGATCGCCGACACCGACTCCGGGCCAAAGCCTGGATCAGCAGGCAGCCAGCAT
This portion of the Drosophila takahashii strain IR98-3 E-12201 chromosome 3R, DtakHiC1v2, whole genome shotgun sequence genome encodes:
- the PolZ2 gene encoding DNA polymerase zeta subunit 2, yielding MQAENEADIIVEALEVLVNHILYARGIYPAHIFKMKRMYNTPVFVSIFPPLNNYLTGVFRSAQELLRRRELQGLELILFQKENEQLESYKLSLECREDVQLADDHLMEFEQKLRAAIYQTSERLNQVRKLPAGSCQFKVHLHTTQEAFIRLSHESQYQEFPWLQAPSPKAQMPSQTLSLLPLASVESVGLKMEALILN
- the LOC108064969 gene encoding uncharacterized protein — protein: MSDRDSDSESDAGPPVSHQRVQRNRRIIMRIEFKDSEDTASDPDLDERPSCSTANRLRRSARRQEADSDSDAVTRKSTRKLRTRHGPRSDCSSSGSEINQRVARSSKRKKVESYDEEEQEPAPSRLQPTPAEADPGFSSDSSSNDLLEKCPICLLTFRQQEIGTPATCEHIFCAACIDAWSRNVQTCPIDRIAFDRIVVRDSYASRQVVREVRVDLSKSKTELALDDEAEGAAVSEEELTNCEVCESPEREDVMLLCDSCNQGYHMDCLDPPLHEIPAGSWYCDNCIDSEGEDPDEQLELADDLSQLYEDIRGMGLPETRLRVREVQQPPRILRTRQNERIRAAVLRRTRSGVEDSALTRTRTRTTTTTTTTTTTTRRTTTSTNKRPVQRRRRRRTRQRTYVVEYDLNNFDEKFALKTSKKVIRRRRRRRRRVVAPASSEGPGRRLTASKRLAEQLGVKSDGVQRSHFNGGTASSFSLFGNANDLEYFSDSEPDFGGSATSAGLGSTAVQTSVRIASIGAPRIRKALLQGKARIAATPSVPTPASAGDILSSILDMQDRWHDASRNLENVHIRADGTLNLPQRPAVAATPAAATSQPEEHLTHAPLYQRGGGGPNYNRGGGPGSGDNYNSRYSGNNSYRGGGGGGGGQSSSGAGGASSSGGGSRSATSGGDGQGVGGFSNQNFSSPSPNNNNSNTNVSSFTPFHLRFNTPNRQQQQRQQNATPANQPTPPFRGSAPSPAPVASPSNSFPARPPMFAPPVNHHTPPVMGMPVVLSIPPPPMPPASLPWNNPIFKMNTLQQSPLKASDRNADDDVDNCPNFSIYSQESQAVASASAMAPGAAQGPADVSDKDDDDMNEDLVQLDDDEDDNEIPLPLGPEPEPVPEKDDLYEPENPTDEPDEQEEDDKSCEAVPMEESEASDQEPSDSHLAAAPSEEANMRSTPSPVAKEDRAVDRDRAKGVLELYDESDWEELDIDKPKEYEQPLGAEREAREASPKPVKSRKPAGNKDGEADKDDNASGSDHEQDRSYTPCLDEKSLAEGEEEEVTAAVEHRDDATTSPRTASSKASDDEDGPEKAVGTDIVSEDDLTNEIGSKKRRSRSRGGAANEGKSKSRSKRGQDETFKKIGKRQKDRNYRGDKPEPERITHSSSRSRTPKLRSKSPKATNKSVSRSRSKSRSRSVSRNRNRRRRSRSRSKSYSRSHSRSRSRSNSFGRMKFAYRGRDNQRGFVRGRGGLRFNYNRNQQFHNRPFQHYGNNYHQNQNYHHQHHQQQHYFQYNQHGQHHQFFQRPKRRELPRYDVRNVVGASRHQAKDRYGRDAMRSGRSRSGRRNSRSFSRSASRGSRGSLRSRSGSPKRLRSFSISPTPPPGTSPSPHKQGGGRRTSPGRRYARSPSALPPPPTERAHTPVSAHSRGSRSRTPNRINGGGGNRSPLYLGSPRYTPRLSRSRSRSRSKSPKDPPKKKKKKSDKKKKSKKRTGSASPTTAARMRRISRQRDPFEDADDFLAPQRKRKKGGMPTGQWSPSPSPGRCDFLHDGDCQDKNPSWTPPLGSPKGAGGHYDGALTPKKAKRKRDKSKKKKKQHPLEKQRKEKKRKRRTQTPEPLPSKEVFASGNNILVSVSFNKEATTSNPTMGSQQQSIVTMASGREDLLSNRLATIDHLANSNISSAVGAIKKGKRDKTRKRKKLEAKPVAIIDLERSPFQVHQEPADVIVLTDSEDAADQLSTRRERERDREHDIMRENGQREKTPQVGSLDTIMEASYENMTQSTGPKTPPEPPLVKFNLPTKKMQHKARNNPLHEDADEINSADELEAACSLAPEEQTPQHGHGSHDGGQKIGPNTPPESGPCSPDAYDPFEPTKSPSLSPRSPTPTPGQSLDQQAASMPASSAIGSASGDKGESDAAHATVSNASTSTQTQTSVLNPADLVMALMNKSNQSATIQQESEVSSAQYISSSSVSLTLGVGSSSGGGVGASGGGDSHDKASDGKTVTVLSNVLLTSSSVVSSSQHIPSISSPTPPSKKLTPLPKAGGSVASSSSGVGNMPTTSAGVGGLRNGSGIGNAGGSANALDDSLESPYSPDSADYDDLFEPPNLMEGSSRRAKGGAAGGKVEIFDNLFGSSSPVGNTRMSSRYNTAAGKKSHRSKGDRKSKLKGARNPDVYDDVPNSATDLQNKDRLLRKLNRQERVVEEVKLVLKPYFNKKAITKDDYKDIMRRAVPKICHSRSGEINPHKIKNLIDAYVRKFRAKHKKLSLLNTGQVSSAVKCAAYLKKL